The uncultured Fusobacterium sp. DNA segment CAAAAAATAATTATTGGTTTATGACAAATAGTGGAGGCAAAAATGAAAATAAGTGAAAAAGGAATAAATTTTATAATTAATGAAGAGGGAGAAAAATTAAAGGCTTATATTTGTCCTGCAGGTGTTCTTACAATAGGTGTAGGACATACAGGAAAAGATGTTGTTCCGGGAATGATTATTACTAAAGAGCATTCGAGAGAGCTTCTAAAAAATGATTTAAAGTATTTTGAAAATGCTGTAGAAACATCTGTAAAAATATCTTTGAAACAACATGAATACGATAGTTTAATCTCTTTTGCTTTCAATGTTGGAGCTGAAGCCTTTAAAAAGAGTACACTTCTTAAAAAAATAAATGCTTTAGCACCTATGATAGAAATAGAAGCAGAGTTTAGAAAGTGGGTTAGAGGTGGTGGAAAAGTTCTTCCAGTTCTTCAAAAAAGAAGAGAAAGAGAAATAAAATTTTTTAAAGGGGAGTATTAAAAAATGAAAGAAGGGATAATTCTATTGTTTGGTAAGCTCCTAGATATATTTCATAAAAAATCAAAATCAGGAGATAAACAGCAAGAGATAACAGAGAAAAAAATAAATATATATTCAAAGGCAATCACAATAGTAATTATAACGGCTTTAATTATGTGTGTTCTAGCTTCTTTATTTCCTGAATTAGCAATTTCGGATTGGTGGTTTAATATACTGGAGAAATTATTAAATTCAGTGGGTTAAAGGGGGATAAAATGACATTAAGTGAAATGTGGCAAATATTTATAACATTATTTCAAGATGTTTTAAGTATTTTTTATAATAAAGGAACAATTCTTATAGGAATGGCAGTATCTTTTATCTTTTTAATCACAGGAGGAGAAGATAAAATGATAGTATGCTTATTAATTTTTATGAGTATTGATTA contains these protein-coding regions:
- a CDS encoding lysozyme, producing the protein MKISEKGINFIINEEGEKLKAYICPAGVLTIGVGHTGKDVVPGMIITKEHSRELLKNDLKYFENAVETSVKISLKQHEYDSLISFAFNVGAEAFKKSTLLKKINALAPMIEIEAEFRKWVRGGGKVLPVLQKRREREIKFFKGEY